Proteins encoded together in one Desulfosporosinus meridiei DSM 13257 window:
- a CDS encoding ABC transporter ATP-binding protein, with protein sequence MSIEVANLSFSYGDRLILDRINFVAKDQELLSILGPNGTGKSTLFRCILGLLSKYRGKALLNGRDIRKLGIREMAQYIAYIPQSHYPSFNYTVFDMVLMGTTVQLSSLSSPSLKQRKLAESALERLGIIHLKERGYTQISGGERQLVLMARALVQEAKILILDEPTANLDFGNQIRVLTQIKSLAKEGYTIIQSTHNPDQTFLFSDKVLAMKDGKVLALGSPCQVFSQELIYQLYGIDVELQSLYDDKARVCIPKSIIEAGSLPRFSSYIHRKSKKSMQKNQ encoded by the coding sequence TTGAGTATTGAGGTTGCTAATCTGAGTTTCAGCTATGGGGACCGGCTTATCCTTGATAGGATCAACTTTGTAGCCAAGGATCAGGAACTGTTATCCATCCTGGGACCTAATGGCACTGGAAAAAGCACCCTCTTCCGCTGTATCCTCGGCCTGCTTAGTAAGTATAGGGGAAAGGCTCTTTTAAACGGCAGGGACATCCGCAAGTTGGGAATCAGGGAAATGGCCCAGTACATCGCCTATATCCCTCAGTCTCATTACCCTTCCTTTAACTATACGGTCTTCGATATGGTTCTCATGGGCACCACCGTTCAGCTCTCCTCCCTTTCCAGCCCCAGCCTCAAACAGCGCAAACTGGCGGAGTCTGCCTTGGAACGCCTGGGCATCATTCATTTAAAAGAGCGGGGCTATACCCAGATCAGCGGCGGAGAACGGCAGCTGGTATTAATGGCCCGGGCCCTGGTTCAGGAAGCCAAAATCCTGATCTTGGATGAACCCACAGCTAACCTGGACTTCGGCAACCAGATCCGGGTTCTCACCCAGATCAAATCCTTGGCCAAAGAAGGGTATACCATTATCCAATCCACCCATAATCCGGATCAGACCTTTTTATTCTCAGACAAGGTCCTGGCAATGAAGGATGGCAAAGTGCTGGCTCTGGGTTCCCCCTGCCAGGTATTTAGCCAAGAACTGATTTACCAGCTTTACGGGATAGACGTTGAGCTGCAAAGTCTCTACGACGATAAAGCCCGAGTCTGTATTCCGAAGAGCATTATCGAAGCTGGCTCCCTGCCGCGATTTTCTTCTTATATACATAGGAAATCTAAAAAATCCATGCAAAAAAATCAATGA
- a CDS encoding FecCD family ABC transporter permease: MNRNQAVVCGLGILLIISIFISIRFGRYPIPSRELLGILLEKLYPAEKFWPDQVEIVLLNIRLPRILLACLVGCCLSAAGAAYQGVFQNPMASPDVLGASQGAAFGAALAILYYRSSTFITFSAFFFSLLTVALVFLISRRARGKSLLALVLSGIMISSLFSAGTSFIKLVADPTDQLPAITYWLMGSLAGAKFSDILFSIIPMSLGLIPLLLLRWRLNVLTLGDEEAKTMGVNAQRIRLLVIICATFVTAASVSVSGMIGWVGLIIPHLARKLVGNNFIHLMPASMLLGAIFLLFVDNFSRNLFTTEIPLGILTAFIGAPFFVYLITRKGESF, from the coding sequence ATAAACCGGAATCAAGCAGTAGTCTGCGGTCTGGGCATTCTGCTTATCATCTCAATCTTCATCTCCATTCGCTTCGGCCGCTATCCTATCCCCAGCAGAGAACTCCTGGGAATTTTGCTTGAGAAATTATATCCCGCAGAGAAATTCTGGCCCGATCAGGTTGAAATCGTGCTGCTCAATATCAGATTGCCGCGCATCCTTTTAGCCTGTCTGGTCGGCTGCTGCCTGTCTGCTGCCGGCGCAGCTTATCAAGGGGTTTTTCAAAACCCTATGGCTTCTCCGGATGTCTTGGGAGCCTCACAGGGGGCTGCCTTTGGAGCTGCCTTGGCGATCCTTTATTACAGAAGCAGTACTTTTATTACCTTCAGCGCCTTTTTCTTCTCACTTCTGACAGTAGCTTTAGTCTTTCTTATCAGTCGGCGCGCCCGGGGAAAAAGCCTTCTGGCTTTAGTTCTGTCAGGAATCATGATCAGCTCCCTCTTCTCGGCAGGCACCTCTTTTATCAAATTAGTAGCCGATCCCACGGATCAGCTTCCCGCCATCACTTACTGGCTGATGGGAAGCCTGGCGGGGGCAAAGTTCAGCGATATTCTCTTCTCCATCATCCCCATGAGCCTCGGGCTAATTCCTTTGCTCCTCTTGCGCTGGCGCCTGAATGTTCTCACCTTAGGGGACGAAGAAGCCAAGACTATGGGGGTCAATGCTCAAAGAATCCGCCTGCTGGTCATTATCTGCGCCACCTTTGTCACAGCCGCCAGTGTATCCGTAAGCGGCATGATCGGTTGGGTAGGTCTGATCATTCCCCATTTAGCAAGAAAACTGGTAGGGAACAATTTCATTCACCTTATGCCAGCATCCATGCTGCTAGGGGCAATTTTTCTTTTATTTGTAGACAATTTCTCCAGAAATCTGTTTACAACAGAAATCCCCTTGGGCATACTCACGGCGTTTATCGGGGCACCCTTTTTTGTCTACTTAATAACCAGGAAGGGGGAAAGTTTTTGA
- a CDS encoding ATP-binding cassette domain-containing protein — protein MTADFLSILTSRPLAEVLREYPIGWDFLANYRLHSLGPELSFSQALLEVEEEALAEFGLDRLGALEGFAEFLEQFTPKENPLTEVKSITIIGGWNKAKSPEAVSLTISAGEIISIVGPTGSGKSRLLNDIECLAQGDTLTGRRILVNGAELDDLQRFEMEGKLVAQLSQNMNFVMDLTVREFLEMHAKCRLTPNVGEVTAICFQCANELAGEKFSEDTLVTQLSGGQSRALMIADTAFMSESPIILIDEIENAGINRRQAIGLLAKREKIILVSTHDPLLALSADKRIVIQNGGIAKVIEISEAEKESLGIIEDLDNTMQRLRTALRAGEVIRMRDLEEPG, from the coding sequence ATGACAGCAGATTTTTTGAGTATCCTGACCAGCCGGCCTCTGGCGGAGGTCTTGAGGGAATATCCCATCGGCTGGGACTTTCTGGCTAATTACCGGCTGCATAGTTTAGGGCCGGAGCTTTCTTTCTCTCAGGCCTTGCTGGAAGTGGAAGAGGAAGCTCTGGCAGAATTCGGCTTGGACCGGTTGGGAGCCTTAGAGGGCTTTGCTGAGTTTCTGGAGCAGTTTACTCCTAAAGAGAATCCCTTGACCGAGGTCAAGTCTATTACGATTATCGGCGGCTGGAATAAAGCCAAGAGCCCGGAAGCTGTCAGTCTGACAATTTCCGCCGGGGAAATCATCAGCATTGTCGGGCCCACGGGATCGGGGAAAAGCCGGCTGCTCAATGACATTGAGTGCCTGGCTCAGGGGGATACCCTCACGGGCAGGAGAATTCTGGTCAACGGGGCGGAACTGGATGACCTGCAGCGCTTCGAAATGGAAGGGAAACTGGTGGCTCAGCTTTCCCAAAATATGAATTTTGTCATGGATTTGACGGTTCGTGAATTTTTGGAGATGCATGCCAAATGTCGGCTTACACCTAATGTAGGAGAAGTGACAGCAATTTGTTTTCAGTGTGCCAATGAGCTGGCTGGGGAAAAATTCTCTGAAGACACTTTGGTAACTCAGCTCAGCGGGGGGCAGTCCCGGGCCCTGATGATCGCGGATACTGCCTTCATGAGTGAATCTCCCATCATCCTGATTGATGAAATCGAAAATGCCGGAATTAACCGGCGGCAGGCGATAGGACTTCTGGCCAAAAGGGAAAAGATTATTTTAGTCTCCACTCATGACCCTCTTCTGGCCTTGAGCGCCGACAAGCGGATTGTGATTCAAAACGGGGGAATCGCCAAAGTTATTGAGATTTCCGAGGCGGAGAAAGAGAGTTTGGGGATCATTGAAGACCTGGATAATACTATGCAGAGGCTGCGCACAGCGCTGCGGGCCGGGGAAGTGATCCGCATGAGAGATTTGGAAGAGCCTGGCTGA
- a CDS encoding methyltransferase domain-containing protein encodes MNFEWNAQTIRWYEEANAYSGFFRKVADLIAPMLRSYTTLCDIGCGLGLLDLELSPSIAGITCMDINPNALGALQKQVDARQISNIQPRLMDYKDLKEDWDIICISFFGSREIEEFLPHCRKLIAVVGKKQQTELYPEKYRKFLKNTPEKVENFLKEKRIDYVLTEAAFEFGQPFHSRADAEDFLRTHCPAISAEDLSNFLLRSLKTTGDSRFPWVIPRLKSIGVFEIKGSL; translated from the coding sequence ATGAATTTTGAATGGAATGCCCAGACCATTCGCTGGTATGAGGAGGCTAATGCCTATTCAGGGTTCTTCAGAAAAGTGGCTGACCTGATTGCTCCCATGCTGCGAAGTTATACCACCCTTTGCGATATCGGCTGCGGTCTGGGTCTTCTGGATCTGGAGCTCAGCCCCAGTATCGCAGGCATTACTTGTATGGATATTAACCCCAATGCCCTGGGGGCTTTGCAGAAACAGGTAGATGCCAGGCAGATCAGCAATATCCAGCCTAGGCTTATGGACTACAAGGATCTAAAGGAGGACTGGGACATTATCTGCATCAGCTTTTTTGGCAGCAGAGAAATTGAAGAATTTCTGCCCCACTGCCGGAAGCTGATTGCCGTGGTGGGCAAGAAACAGCAAACAGAGCTTTACCCGGAAAAATACCGGAAATTCTTGAAGAATACTCCTGAAAAGGTGGAGAATTTTCTCAAGGAGAAAAGGATCGACTATGTCCTCACGGAAGCGGCCTTTGAGTTCGGTCAGCCCTTTCACTCCCGGGCCGATGCAGAGGATTTCCTCCGGACCCATTGCCCAGCTATCAGTGCTGAGGACTTGAGCAATTTTTTGCTAAGGTCTCTCAAAACCACCGGGGACTCCCGTTTTCCATGGGTCATCCCCCGCTTGAAATCCATTGGAGTATTTGAGATTAAAGGGAGTCTGTGA
- a CDS encoding DUF364 domain-containing protein, which produces MWELYDALIEGIPEDYRVDELVCGYHYTYVRSGDGSGVAAGRPYNQRMPMFNKNLLGSPLREAASCVKSWNLMEAALGSAALNAYYNNPQVARANGVEFSDAQRVEDRRYDPFIMSQNVVKGKKVVVVGHFPYLENLLEPVCDFSIIEWDPLEGDYPMSACEYLLPEADYAYLTCTALVDKTLPRLLELTRNADRVCLVGPATPLAPVLFDYGIDELSGFLIKDNAQAFRVAAGAEQVKIFRAGQKVAFKAERQQDHEF; this is translated from the coding sequence GTGTGGGAGTTATACGATGCTTTAATCGAAGGGATACCTGAAGATTACAGGGTTGATGAGCTGGTTTGCGGGTACCATTATACTTATGTCCGCAGCGGAGACGGTTCAGGAGTGGCTGCGGGGCGGCCCTATAATCAGCGGATGCCTATGTTTAACAAAAACCTCTTGGGCTCGCCCCTGCGGGAAGCGGCATCCTGTGTGAAATCATGGAACCTGATGGAGGCTGCTCTGGGATCTGCCGCCCTTAACGCTTACTACAATAATCCTCAGGTGGCCAGAGCCAACGGTGTGGAATTTTCCGATGCCCAGCGCGTGGAAGACCGGCGCTATGATCCCTTTATCATGTCTCAGAATGTGGTTAAGGGAAAAAAGGTTGTGGTTGTGGGGCATTTTCCCTACCTGGAGAACCTGCTGGAACCGGTCTGTGACTTTTCCATTATTGAATGGGACCCCTTAGAGGGGGACTACCCGATGTCGGCCTGTGAGTACTTGCTGCCTGAAGCAGATTATGCCTACCTTACCTGCACAGCTTTGGTGGATAAAACCCTGCCCCGGCTCCTGGAACTGACCAGAAATGCTGACCGTGTCTGCCTGGTGGGGCCTGCTACTCCCTTAGCTCCGGTGCTTTTTGACTACGGGATTGATGAACTGTCCGGGTTTCTCATTAAAGACAATGCTCAGGCTTTTAGGGTGGCAGCCGGGGCGGAACAGGTGAAGATTTTCCGAGCAGGCCAAAAGGTGGCTTTTAAAGCAGAAAGGCAGCAGGATCATGAATTTTGA
- a CDS encoding nucleoside-triphosphatase produces MHIFLTGEIQIGKSTVINKTLDLLQITPQGFRTYFGPDRTQADRLLYLDSAAKPQTFNEEKAVVHFRAERPPEVLVKRFDGFGAQLIRRARADSESALILMDECGSLESGAQVFQQEILAALDGNKPILGVVKLTSRGWTDQIREHAQVALLTVTRENRDRLPELLAHFHSG; encoded by the coding sequence ATGCATATCTTTTTGACCGGTGAAATCCAAATCGGCAAGAGTACAGTCATCAACAAGACTCTGGATTTGCTGCAGATAACCCCTCAGGGCTTCCGCACCTATTTCGGACCGGACCGGACTCAAGCAGACAGGCTGCTTTACCTGGATTCCGCAGCTAAGCCTCAGACTTTTAATGAAGAAAAGGCTGTTGTCCATTTTCGTGCAGAGCGGCCGCCGGAGGTTCTTGTTAAAAGGTTCGACGGCTTCGGTGCTCAGCTGATTCGCAGGGCCAGGGCTGATTCGGAATCGGCTCTGATTTTAATGGATGAATGCGGCAGTCTGGAAAGTGGGGCTCAGGTATTTCAGCAGGAGATTTTAGCGGCCCTGGATGGGAACAAGCCCATACTGGGTGTTGTCAAACTAACCAGCAGGGGCTGGACGGACCAAATCAGAGAGCACGCCCAGGTGGCCCTGCTCACGGTGACTCGGGAAAACAGAGATAGGCTGCCGGAGCTGCTTGCTCATTTTCATAGTGGCTAA
- a CDS encoding flavodoxin family protein, protein MKKVVAFMGSPRKNGNTVTLVKEVIRGAQEAGAETTIFDLYDMNLKPCKGCLACRKTGNCVMQDDFQNMFKHIIEADVVVFGSPVYLWQITAQMKLLWDRLCGLFDENHKPRYAAKSLIMVYSQGNPNAQAFQTSFQSYEAMFKMFGLNVVNTILQTGGTDPSTAANNQELLSKAYEAGKAI, encoded by the coding sequence ATGAAAAAAGTGGTCGCTTTTATGGGGAGCCCAAGAAAAAATGGCAACACCGTCACCCTTGTTAAAGAAGTTATTCGTGGAGCACAAGAGGCTGGGGCTGAAACAACTATTTTTGATCTGTATGATATGAATCTTAAACCCTGCAAAGGCTGTTTAGCTTGTCGCAAAACCGGAAACTGCGTCATGCAAGATGATTTTCAGAATATGTTTAAACATATTATCGAGGCCGATGTTGTGGTTTTTGGATCCCCCGTCTATCTTTGGCAGATTACAGCTCAAATGAAATTGTTGTGGGATAGGCTCTGCGGCTTATTCGATGAAAACCATAAGCCCAGGTATGCTGCTAAAAGCCTGATCATGGTTTATTCCCAAGGTAATCCCAACGCCCAGGCTTTTCAGACATCCTTTCAGAGCTATGAAGCGATGTTTAAGATGTTTGGTTTGAATGTAGTTAATACCATTTTACAAACCGGCGGCACTGACCCCAGCACTGCAGCTAACAATCAAGAACTCTTATCTAAAGCTTATGAAGCAGGAAAGGCCATCTAG
- a CDS encoding GTP-binding protein, whose amino-acid sequence MKLITVAGPPSSGKTSVILRLIEGMNRPQGSIGVVKFDCLTSFDNLSYAEAGIPVHTGFSGKVCPDHFFVSNIEDAVQWGVQSGFEVLITESAGLCNRCSPYIKGILSVCVIDNLSGVNTPRKIGPMLKYADIVVVTKGDIVSQAEREVFAFNIRQVNSAGKVIFLNGITGQGAFILAKYLQQAGEIHSLRDTRLRFTTPAAICSYCTGETKIGEPYQMGMMKKMEFKSL is encoded by the coding sequence ATGAAACTGATAACAGTTGCCGGACCGCCCTCTTCGGGCAAGACATCGGTAATACTCAGACTGATTGAAGGGATGAATCGTCCTCAAGGCAGTATTGGGGTTGTGAAGTTTGACTGCCTGACTTCTTTTGACAATCTCAGCTATGCCGAGGCGGGGATTCCTGTGCATACCGGGTTTTCCGGCAAGGTATGTCCGGATCATTTTTTTGTAAGCAATATTGAAGATGCGGTTCAGTGGGGAGTGCAGTCAGGTTTTGAGGTGCTCATCACGGAGAGCGCCGGTCTCTGCAACCGCTGTTCCCCCTATATTAAAGGGATTCTGTCCGTCTGTGTCATTGACAATCTCTCCGGAGTGAATACCCCTCGCAAAATAGGCCCCATGCTCAAATATGCGGATATCGTGGTGGTGACCAAAGGAGATATTGTTTCCCAGGCCGAACGGGAGGTCTTTGCCTTCAATATCCGGCAGGTGAATTCAGCGGGGAAAGTCATTTTTTTGAACGGGATTACCGGACAAGGGGCCTTTATTCTGGCCAAATACCTGCAGCAGGCCGGGGAGATTCACAGCCTCAGGGATACTAGACTGCGTTTCACCACGCCGGCGGCGATCTGCTCTTATTGCACCGGAGAGACTAAAATCGGAGAGCCTTATCAGATGGGAATGATGAAGAAGATGGAGTTTAAAAGCCTATGA